The Pogona vitticeps strain Pit_001003342236 chromosome 10, PviZW2.1, whole genome shotgun sequence nucleotide sequence tttgtttctgtgtttcttgGGGGTTTGTGTTACATGGATTGTGACCTTTTCGTTCTTGAATAAATAGTAAATGGTTAATGCCAAATAAGCATTGTTGCACAACTCTTGAGATGCATTTGCATCTGGGCCAAGTTAGGATTCCAAGGATGCATGGAAACATCTGTCAGGTGGAAAATCCTTATTTTAATTTCACATGTGTTAACAATGATGTGGATAGCAGAGCTGGTTGCTCCTGGCCTGTGATCTCACTGTCTAGATAGAGGTATTGCAGAGCAGAATTCCCCTTAAATTTCTCGTCGTGCCAGGCGGTTAAATGTCTCAAAGAGACCCTCATGTTGTGAGCCCAGAACTCATGGCttttgaactctttttttccccctcccaggcTGTTGTTCCTGTTGCCCAGCCAGCTGCGACAACTGCTCCAAAGGCTGCGTCTGCAAAGAGCCGTCATCGGATAAATGCAGCTGTTGCCACTAAAAATCCAGCATTGTTCAATTGTTCTGTAAATATTCTGTATGATGCTTCGAAAAGGCAACTTTCGGGACGCATTGAATATTTTGTAGCTGTTGTTCTTGCAGATGACTGGGAAAT carries:
- the LOC110085696 gene encoding metallothionein-2, with protein sequence MDPQDCACATGGSCSCAGSCKCKNCKCTSCKKSCCSCCPASCDNCSKGCVCKEPSSDKCSCCH